The sequence ttgtggggacttgctctggtagacaggattagcggacgcagtatagaggcaacaacaagtactTTGGATCaaacaattcatttttttttttcacactttaggcaagtgacaaaacaaacagtcatattcaaacaaaacgtcaccttgcggtgttggtggtaattcacaccatgcgtaaattctgcctcaaagagtccttgctgatagcagcaccaacctgttttcacggcaaacaggtagcaagccttcatccagacacagggctcccagatcccaacacagagacatggcttctgagcccagctgcctatttaaggacagccaggtgttgCCAAAACACGGAccagcatttaaaatccggtccggtatttgacctcacctggctgtaaatcagcccagcagcacatgctgggatgaaaatacctgtttttccagactaaacctctcactgtgtcacagcatACACATAAAACATGAGACTGAAATGGGCTGTATACTAGCTGTACAGTCAGTGTATTCCTCCATGCTATACtttattacagcactgtattagTGAATATGGTGATATTTCCAGAGGAAAGCACAAGTATAGTCTGACAGAGAAGAAAAGCATCTAATTTGAACATTTTCAAAATAAGACAAATGAAACAagtgcaaaaaaattataaaacaatATTATAGCAGTAAAATAATTTGTGGACATATTTTTCAGTTGTTTTTAGTGCTTCTTTATGACACTGGATTTAATACTGTGTCTTCTGCATccatatatacaatgtacaaGTTCCGCCACCGCCATTCTTGTCAATAGTCCCGCTAACCACACTGTTTAAGGGGTAGAGTTTATGGTAATTTCTAAGACGATTGGGGTGGTCTTTGTATTGTTTCTCAGTTTTTTCAAATTCAAAGGTTGGTAGGCATAACAGCAAGTATAGAATGCTAAATGTCTGTGTAAAGTAGGTGCTTGAACCATTTAGGCTCTTGAACTCTCTCAGTGCCACTTTAGCTGAAATCCAAATTTCTAGGGGGAGAGCGCCATGACGTCTTTATTTTAATATGGGCCCTTCCATCCATAGCTCTCCTGTCAACGGGTCCTCTCTGTCCACCAAATGATACCAATATCCGGAATATCATTTTACAGATTTTAGTGCTATTGGCTACTTCTGATTGGATGTGTCCGTACTCTGTAGATAACGACGGCTGCAGCTGGAAAGAGAAGAAGTGATGTCATCACCAAGATTGTAGCCAGGATGATTAGAACGATGACCCAAATATCCAGTATATGTTTGGGGATATCTTCCGGTGTTGGACTCACAAGAATAGGCATAATGGCTTTTGAAGTAGATATAACAATCTGTAAGACAAAAAAATATAGTCAGTTCATGAAGCTCTATTGTGATGTGTCCCAGTTTAAAAGGGAActaaattaatttaaaataaattGATTTATAGAATAAGAAACAAATACTGTAGTTGTCGAAGAGAAAAACCATCAAAAACAAATACATTCACAGTAGTCGTAGTCAGGGTCAGCCTGATGACCCAAAAGGATAGAGGACATTCTCGATAAACACTAAAAAATAAGATTTAACACTCTGTCCACCACTTGTATTGTGCCATTGCATCTAATATAAAAATGAAGCATCTTTGCCAACAGTCTTAAATTAAAAATCCTCTACCATTTTGTGTCTACTGCCACTATGCAAACCTATgtctctccatggttacagactacaaataaaTCCTGTGTAGTCTCATCCTGCAGTCACAATTTCTTCCATCTGTTCCCTACTTCTTGCCAAACCTACCCAATATATATTAGAAAGAAACAGGGGacagatgggagggaatatgcctGCAGAGTTTATTTGTAGTCATTAAACATGATGACATTGGTTTGCATAGTagctgtagacacaaaatggTAGGAAATTTTGCTGCTCCTGCTTACATTTTTACATATcgatatgtggggacaaatttacTAATTCTGTAGACAGCCTAAACTTAATCTAAAGAGGTACcaaatcacaggggctcaggctgggtgATAAATTTGGTACATAAACAGTTTTGTTGACACCACCTATTGGATGGCTTACTTTGTAACAAAATTTCATGCcaaatttttggcacataatGGTGCATTTTTGACTACACCCCTTATCTGCTATGCCACTTCCCTTCACACTGAGCTGTTctgttttctaaaattagatgttCCAAATTGCTGAAGAAAAATTATCAAATTGTGCGTTTTACATGTTTTTTTATAGGTTCAATTACATTAGTAAATATGGGCTTATGTGTTTTTTTGACTATTATGACTAGTCATTATAAACTACATAAAGTTTGGTTCCTTGTCTGTGCATCTTTGTTCTATAGTTTATTGATCATATTCAGACTTCAGCACCACACAGCTACATACTGGAGATGAATGGTTCCGTAGCACCAGTAGGAGTATATGTACACAGCAGAACTGTTCACAAGTGACCCTGTGTTGTAATGCACTTACTGACATCTTTTAATAAGTTGCAGGCCACTCTTTGGATCACTGCACTGTAAACACTCTGTCCTAAGAAGACCTTGCAGGCCATCAATCAGAAATGCACGAGTTATTTTCTGAACTTACGTATTTCCATCTCTATACTAGATGTTGTCAGAGCCGGCCTA is a genomic window of Bufo bufo chromosome 1, aBufBuf1.1, whole genome shotgun sequence containing:
- the SMIM3 gene encoding small integral membrane protein 3; this translates as MPILVSPTPEDIPKHILDIWVIVLIILATILVMTSLLLFPAAAVVIYRVRTHPIRSSQ